CGGCACATCCGGTGGCATCTGGGGGCTGGAGCGCGGTTATTCGTTGATGATCGGCGGCCCGGTGGCTGCGGTCCAGCGTCTCGACCCGATCTTCGCCTCCCTTGCGCCCGGCGCAGGTCTGGGCATCGCCGCCGACCCGGTCACCGGAACGGCACCGATGGGATATCTGCATTGCGGTCCATCGGGAGCCGGGCATTTCGTCAAGATGGTCCACAATGGCATCGAATATGGTGTCATGGCAGCCTATGCCGAAGGTCTCAACATCTTGAAAGCCGCCAATGCGGGCACGCAACACCGCGAGGCGGACGCCGAAACAGCCCCTCTCGCCCATCCGCAATATTACCAGTTCGACATTGATCTTCCCGCCGTCACGGAGGTCTGGCGGCACGGCTCCGTCATCGGCTCGTGGCTGCTTGACCTCACGGCGCAGGCCCTGAAACAGGACCCGAACCTCGATCAATATGGTGGGCGCGTGTCGGATTCCGGTGAAGGACGCTGGACCCTGCAGGCGGCCGTCGAAACCGGCGTGCCGGCCCCCGTTTTGGCATCGGCCCTTTTCGAGCGTTTTTCCTCACGCGGCGAGGCCGAATTTGCCGGCAAGGTGCTGTCGGCCATGCGCAATGCCTTTGGTGGCCATCTGGAGAAAGCCAAATGAAAGCATCAGCCACGGACAGACAGCGATCGGACGTGCTGGTGGTGTTCGGCGCCACGGGTGATCTTGCCTATAAGATGATCTTTCCCTCTCTCTACGCCATGGTGAAACGCGGCGCGCTGCAAACGCCCATCATCGGAGTCGCTTTCGACGATTGGCCGCGTGAGCAGCTGATAGCGCGGGCGCGCGATGCGGTCGCCAACCATTTGGACAAGATCGATGAAGCCGTCTTCGAAAAATTCGCCGCACAGCTGACCTATGTCTCCGGCGATTATCGCAACGAAGCGACATTCGAAAAGCTGCGCACGGCGCTTGGCGGGCACCAGCATCCGCTTTATTATCTCGCCATTCCGCCTTCCCTGTTCGAAACCGTGGTAACCGGCCTCAACAGGGCGGGCATCGCCGCTTCGGCCCGGCTGATGGTGGAGAAACCCTTTGGCCGTGACCTTGCCTCCGCCGAAGCCTTAAATGAAGCGTTGCACGCGGTTTTCGCAGAGGATGCTATTTTCCGCATCGACCATTTCCTGGGCAAGGAAGCCATCCAG
This is a stretch of genomic DNA from Agrobacterium fabrum str. C58. It encodes these proteins:
- the gnd gene encoding phosphogluconate dehydrogenase (NAD(+)-dependent, decarboxylating), encoding MQIGMVGLGRMGANMVRRLLKQGHDCVVFDVNPDNVAPLVKEGATGATSPDDLVAKLSPPRAVWLMLPAAITPKIARDFAARLQAGDAIIDGGNSNYRDAIDLAAEFAPRGIDFIDTGTSGGIWGLERGYSLMIGGPVAAVQRLDPIFASLAPGAGLGIAADPVTGTAPMGYLHCGPSGAGHFVKMVHNGIEYGVMAAYAEGLNILKAANAGTQHREADAETAPLAHPQYYQFDIDLPAVTEVWRHGSVIGSWLLDLTAQALKQDPNLDQYGGRVSDSGEGRWTLQAAVETGVPAPVLASALFERFSSRGEAEFAGKVLSAMRNAFGGHLEKAK